In one window of Coralliovum pocilloporae DNA:
- a CDS encoding precorrin-8X methylmutase: MFDYIRDPAAIYEESFRQIRDAVDLSQFPESMHGMVQRLVHSSGIPEIADDLAFTDEAVTKGRAALEAGAPILCDARMVAMGVIERVLPASNPVLCMLEDERTRPRALEIGNTRSAAAVDLWQDRLDGAVVAIGNAPTALFYLLEMIAKGAPKPAVILGFPVGFVGAAESKQALAESDLGLEFITLHGRKGGSAYAAAAVNALAIGAGAVS, encoded by the coding sequence ATGTTTGACTATATTCGCGATCCGGCAGCGATTTATGAAGAAAGCTTTCGCCAGATTCGCGATGCGGTGGATCTGAGCCAGTTTCCGGAATCCATGCACGGTATGGTGCAGCGGTTGGTTCATTCCTCCGGTATCCCTGAAATTGCGGACGATCTGGCCTTCACAGACGAAGCCGTCACAAAAGGCCGTGCAGCGCTTGAAGCGGGTGCGCCAATCCTCTGTGATGCCCGCATGGTCGCCATGGGAGTGATCGAGCGGGTTCTCCCGGCCTCTAATCCGGTTCTCTGCATGCTTGAGGATGAGCGGACGCGTCCCCGCGCGCTGGAAATCGGCAATACGCGCTCAGCTGCAGCCGTTGACCTCTGGCAGGACAGACTTGATGGCGCTGTAGTGGCCATCGGCAATGCGCCGACTGCGTTGTTCTACCTGTTGGAAATGATCGCAAAGGGCGCGCCGAAGCCCGCTGTTATTCTGGGTTTCCCGGTCGGCTTCGTCGGTGCCGCTGAATCGAAGCAGGCTCTAGCGGAGAGCGATCTCGGTCTTGAATTCATCACCTTGCACGGACGCAAGGGCGGTTCGGCTTATGCGGCGGCAGCTGTCAATGCTCTGGCTATCGGGGCGGGAGCTGTTTCATGA